One genomic region from Bacillus aquiflavi encodes:
- a CDS encoding ABC transporter ATP-binding protein: protein MENIIEINDLCKVVKNNVLLDHINLKINIPGVYGIVGRNGSGKSLLFKTISGLITPTKGSISVLGTQVSKGEFPQQFGALLDSGGFLPNYSAFDNLKLLASVKNQISDDDIKACLNFVGLDSKKTSPVKTYSLGMKQRLGIAQAIMEKPKLLILDEPMNGLDASGVKDIQKMILEYKNLGVTILLASHNESDINLLCDEVYEMDNGKLSSQKTNESVKFV, encoded by the coding sequence TTGGAAAACATTATCGAGATTAATGACTTATGTAAAGTAGTAAAAAATAATGTTTTACTAGATCATATTAATTTAAAAATTAATATTCCAGGTGTATATGGAATCGTGGGAAGAAACGGGTCCGGAAAAAGTCTTTTATTTAAAACAATTTCTGGGCTTATCACACCAACGAAAGGGAGTATAAGTGTTCTTGGAACACAAGTTAGTAAAGGAGAATTTCCTCAACAGTTTGGAGCACTATTAGATTCTGGCGGATTTCTGCCAAATTATTCTGCTTTTGATAATTTAAAATTGTTAGCCTCTGTCAAAAATCAAATTTCTGATGATGATATAAAAGCGTGTCTAAATTTTGTTGGACTTGACTCTAAAAAAACTTCACCTGTAAAAACCTATTCTCTCGGAATGAAACAACGCCTAGGAATTGCACAGGCAATTATGGAAAAACCAAAGCTTTTAATACTTGATGAACCGATGAATGGACTGGATGCTTCAGGAGTAAAAGATATTCAAAAGATGATTTTAGAATATAAGAACCTAGGAGTAACAATCCTTCTAGCTAGTCACAACGAAAGTGATATTAACTTATTATGTGATGAAGTTTATGAAATGGATAACGGTAAACTTTCAAGCCAGAAAACAAACGAAAGTGTTAAATTTGTATAG
- a CDS encoding class I SAM-dependent methyltransferase: protein MNNKWNAQLYDDKHEFVTKYGERLIHLLNAQAGETILDIGCGTGDLANQIAASGAHIIGIDTSEEMIQQAKAKYPNLLFHGKNVTKLEEVAKYDAIFSNAALHWVKEAKTAVGKMFQVLKPGGRLIVELGGAGNIASIVQAIKATIEEMQLEYREDQFPWYFPTPLAYHALLEQAGFTVDTIELYDRPTELDGKEGLRNWLDMFSQSLLAHLTEKENQTVYDTTEKKLAEKLYHKGKWIADYRRLRVTARK from the coding sequence ATGAATAACAAATGGAATGCTCAGTTGTATGATGATAAACACGAATTTGTCACAAAATACGGTGAAAGACTCATTCATTTATTAAATGCCCAAGCTGGAGAGACGATTTTAGATATTGGTTGCGGGACGGGTGATTTAGCAAATCAGATTGCGGCATCAGGAGCTCATATCATAGGGATAGATACTTCCGAAGAAATGATTCAGCAAGCAAAAGCAAAATATCCAAATCTCCTATTTCATGGAAAAAATGTAACAAAGCTTGAAGAAGTCGCAAAATATGATGCTATCTTTTCAAATGCCGCATTACATTGGGTTAAAGAAGCAAAAACTGCCGTTGGAAAAATGTTTCAAGTATTAAAGCCCGGGGGACGCTTAATCGTTGAATTAGGCGGTGCTGGTAACATTGCTTCAATTGTCCAAGCAATTAAAGCAACAATAGAAGAAATGCAATTAGAGTATCGAGAAGATCAGTTTCCATGGTATTTTCCTACTCCCTTAGCATATCATGCCTTATTAGAGCAAGCTGGATTTACCGTCGATACAATTGAATTGTATGATCGTCCTACAGAATTAGACGGAAAAGAGGGGCTTCGGAATTGGCTAGATATGTTTAGTCAAAGCTTACTTGCTCATCTGACAGAAAAGGAAAACCAAACCGTGTATGATACAACCGAGAAAAAATTAGCAGAGAAATTGTATCATAAAGGCAAATGGATAGCCGATTACCGAAGGCTGCGAGTCACTGCTCGTAAGTAA
- a CDS encoding IS110 family RNA-guided transposase translates to MSQMLVGVDVSLKSHHVHFMKQDGSTLADFSVSNDQNGGRNPDQTNARSSGKKSGQPIEDWDGSHDLYSWHLAHYLQDQMKGYEPKFQASIYVLNARKVARFKKGYDSLVKNDRIDAWVIADHLRFGRLPAQMKDAIQYEALQRLTRTRFHFMREITRNKTYFLNQLFLKFSGLRQDNPFSDKFGATSMAVMEELEPETIAEMSIEELVEFLQDKGKNRFENPEEIAKYLHKLARSSYRLNKAMQDPVNISMSVTLSTIQHIELQVKRLDKEIAKLMKGIPQTLTSVKGIGDVYAAGLIAEIGDIKRFKDHHALAKYAGLVWNQNQSGEFESQETARMRTGNKYLRYYLIQAADKIRKYDSEYKAFYTKKYDEVPKHKHKRALVLTARKLVRLVFSLLRTNQLYTPPERRD, encoded by the coding sequence ATGTCACAAATGCTTGTTGGTGTAGACGTAAGCTTGAAGTCCCATCATGTCCATTTCATGAAACAGGACGGATCCACACTTGCCGACTTTTCTGTTTCTAATGATCAAAACGGGGGCCGCAACCCTGATCAAACGAATGCTAGAAGCAGCGGAAAAAAGTCAGGCCAACCAATTGAAGATTGGGATGGAAGCCATGATCTTTACAGTTGGCATCTTGCCCATTATCTACAAGACCAAATGAAAGGCTATGAACCTAAGTTCCAAGCCTCTATCTACGTACTAAATGCGAGAAAAGTCGCTCGTTTTAAAAAAGGGTATGACTCCCTTGTGAAAAACGATCGCATAGATGCCTGGGTCATCGCTGACCACTTGCGCTTTGGCCGACTGCCAGCCCAAATGAAAGATGCCATACAATATGAAGCCCTTCAACGATTAACACGGACAAGGTTTCATTTTATGCGGGAAATTACCCGAAATAAAACGTATTTTCTTAACCAGCTCTTTTTAAAGTTCAGTGGACTGAGACAAGATAATCCATTTTCAGATAAATTCGGAGCTACGAGTATGGCTGTCATGGAAGAACTAGAGCCCGAAACCATCGCTGAAATGAGTATCGAAGAACTCGTCGAGTTCCTGCAGGATAAAGGGAAGAACCGATTTGAAAACCCAGAAGAAATCGCAAAATATCTTCATAAGTTGGCTAGATCATCTTATCGGTTAAATAAGGCTATGCAGGATCCCGTAAATATTTCTATGTCAGTTACTCTAAGTACCATTCAACATATCGAGTTACAAGTAAAGCGGCTAGATAAAGAAATTGCCAAGTTAATGAAAGGCATACCGCAAACTCTAACGTCTGTAAAAGGAATTGGAGACGTTTATGCGGCAGGGCTGATAGCCGAAATAGGCGATATAAAGCGATTTAAAGATCATCATGCCTTAGCGAAATATGCTGGTTTGGTATGGAACCAAAACCAATCGGGCGAATTCGAATCCCAAGAAACGGCAAGAATGAGGACAGGCAATAAATATTTGCGATACTACCTTATTCAAGCTGCCGATAAGATCCGAAAGTATGACTCTGAATATAAAGCTTTTTACACAAAAAAGTACGATGAAGTTCCAAAACATAAACACAAACGCGCTCTCGTCTTAACTGCAAGAAAACTGGTACGATTGGTGTTTTCGCTACTACGCACCAATCAGTTGTACACACCACCTGAAAGGAGAGATTAA
- a CDS encoding DUF6526 family protein — MKEQSFHNHTRYQPLQHFIWLPLSLSMLVCTIGYVIYQIMNDAFSLQLLFLLGLVVLAIIPGMLARIYAITLQDRLIRTEEQLRYYMLTKKRIDPRITIKQMIALLFASDEEYVRLVDRAVAENLSPREIKREIHVWRRDDHRV; from the coding sequence ATGAAAGAACAATCATTTCATAATCATACACGGTATCAGCCGCTACAGCATTTTATTTGGCTGCCTTTAAGTCTCAGCATGTTAGTTTGTACGATCGGATACGTTATCTATCAAATCATGAATGATGCATTTTCACTGCAATTATTGTTTTTATTAGGATTAGTCGTACTGGCCATTATTCCGGGAATGCTTGCACGCATTTATGCCATTACATTGCAAGATCGTCTTATTCGTACAGAAGAACAGTTGCGATACTATATGCTGACAAAGAAACGGATCGATCCTCGGATTACGATAAAACAAATGATTGCCCTTCTATTTGCTTCTGATGAGGAATATGTGAGATTAGTCGACCGAGCTGTTGCCGAAAACCTTTCCCCTCGTGAAATAAAGCGAGAAATTCATGTTTGGAGAAGAGATGATCATCGAGTATGA
- a CDS encoding DUF6792 domain-containing protein: MEKKEQSLLPKDMDPKDLPKGRAFEDESTRSFLQSTEEMMPGYYPFLSQNGKYTMAFPREGLTNERAYASRENQESLNIAVWEEDADIFADIQVKYYSYFNPGHEDIDKGALEAMMGTELNFEEVKGDGQTLYVSFFQDEKEAESDDDIYGYVGYLQNDRDAGGIDLLYQSFCQKNCEQLKEKDLKQAYKWITSVKFVHEKTERGGKLMEPQVLLTKEMRMRIIELEYLDLPKEKYIQEIERIYIEETGERLPATIELMSSSESEALKNDPSGYDGTAIHFVSEDKTINEVYVVSEGSQGLIDWDYNLKAMLAGLDAAQARATHKFTKDALKKFGFEIDPKKEDYPIPVIGLSHSLAHNNNTTAHLIYNTFTSVYSVNGAQTNYYQLFFADRKFRNRLFELYPILRTDRFKIHSLNPKKLEKIALQFYGEKAKNIHQDISIDDPLYAASSVRGFFEFGNIIKHDTNKKFPGLRELIEKIPDDVVMQLQRHAIDYTIASKKAGGIDQVLKDLVGIDMKLLENIKKSKATYFKKQAEFSEMVVNVNKKLPDLLKTVQIITGNSDKIFSELMKAGYITKEQKNDLIEIFAGIEKDLLDMEKSIRHMDSVRKLPLNAGYMSAVIGTDVGTYLKGLKKYESLMAYFEALKKYKKILNQIGHSHSIAEMLESFQFDGKKYAGTDMLLATSRGGRESFG, encoded by the coding sequence ATGGAAAAAAAGGAACAATCATTGTTACCAAAAGATATGGATCCAAAAGATTTGCCAAAAGGCCGCGCATTTGAAGATGAGTCCACAAGAAGCTTTCTCCAATCAACAGAAGAAATGATGCCTGGGTACTACCCATTTTTATCACAAAACGGGAAATATACAATGGCGTTTCCACGGGAAGGGTTAACGAATGAAAGAGCGTATGCATCTAGAGAAAACCAAGAATCTTTAAATATCGCTGTTTGGGAAGAAGACGCTGATATTTTTGCCGATATACAAGTTAAATATTATAGTTATTTTAATCCTGGGCACGAGGATATAGATAAGGGAGCATTAGAAGCAATGATGGGGACGGAATTAAATTTTGAAGAAGTGAAAGGGGATGGGCAAACTTTATATGTATCTTTTTTTCAAGATGAAAAGGAAGCTGAAAGTGATGATGATATATATGGTTATGTAGGTTACTTACAAAACGATAGAGATGCTGGTGGCATTGATCTATTATACCAATCTTTTTGTCAAAAAAATTGTGAACAATTAAAAGAAAAAGATTTAAAACAAGCATATAAGTGGATTACCTCGGTAAAATTTGTTCATGAGAAAACAGAAAGGGGGGGAAAACTGATGGAACCGCAAGTATTGCTGACGAAAGAAATGCGTATGCGTATTATAGAGCTAGAATATTTAGATTTGCCGAAAGAAAAGTATATTCAAGAAATTGAACGGATTTATATTGAAGAGACGGGCGAGCGACTACCGGCAACGATTGAGCTGATGAGTTCGTCAGAATCTGAAGCGTTAAAGAATGATCCATCAGGATATGATGGTACTGCGATTCATTTTGTTTCTGAAGATAAGACGATTAACGAAGTTTATGTCGTATCTGAAGGATCGCAAGGTTTAATTGATTGGGATTATAATTTGAAAGCGATGCTTGCAGGGCTTGATGCTGCGCAAGCTAGGGCAACTCATAAATTTACAAAGGATGCATTAAAAAAGTTTGGTTTTGAGATTGACCCTAAAAAGGAGGATTATCCCATTCCTGTAATAGGTTTATCCCATTCACTTGCTCATAATAATAATACTACTGCTCATTTAATTTATAATACATTTACAAGTGTGTATAGTGTCAACGGTGCTCAAACAAATTATTATCAGCTGTTTTTTGCTGATCGTAAGTTTAGAAATAGGTTATTCGAATTATATCCAATCTTGAGAACAGACCGTTTTAAAATCCACTCTCTTAATCCTAAAAAGCTCGAGAAAATAGCTTTACAGTTTTATGGAGAGAAAGCGAAAAATATTCACCAAGATATTTCTATAGATGATCCGTTATATGCTGCTAGTTCTGTCAGAGGGTTTTTTGAATTCGGAAATATTATTAAACATGATACGAACAAAAAATTTCCTGGCTTAAGAGAGTTAATTGAAAAAATTCCTGATGATGTTGTGATGCAGCTCCAACGCCATGCGATTGATTATACAATTGCTTCAAAAAAAGCAGGTGGAATCGACCAAGTATTAAAAGATTTAGTAGGGATTGATATGAAGCTTTTGGAAAATATAAAGAAAAGTAAAGCCACTTATTTTAAAAAACAAGCTGAATTTTCCGAAATGGTTGTAAATGTGAACAAAAAACTGCCGGATTTACTCAAAACAGTGCAAATCATCACGGGCAATAGTGATAAAATATTTTCTGAATTAATGAAAGCTGGTTATATTACAAAAGAACAAAAGAATGATTTAATTGAGATCTTTGCGGGAATCGAGAAAGATTTATTAGATATGGAAAAAAGTATTAGACATATGGATAGTGTAAGGAAGCTTCCCTTAAATGCGGGATATATGAGTGCGGTAATCGGAACAGACGTTGGAACTTATTTAAAGGGACTTAAAAAGTATGAGTCATTGATGGCTTATTTTGAAGCTTTAAAAAAATATAAAAAAATATTGAATCAGATTGGTCATAGTCATAGTATCGCGGAAATGCTCGAAAGTTTTCAGTTTGACGGAAAGAAATATGCTGGGACAGATATGCTCCTTGCTACTTCTCGTGGCGGAAGAGAGAGCTTTGGGTAA
- a CDS encoding MFS transporter, protein MKKNHSMEMSQYGHSIEAKQKLYKRSLFVVVMSQIFGGAGLAAGITVGALIARDMLETESFAGLPAALFTLGSALAAFIVGRLSQRFGRRYGLSIGFITGGIGAIGVIVAAVMDHVFLLFLALFVYGAGTSTNLQARYAGTDLANEKQRGTAVSIAMVSTTFGAVAGPNLVTPMGKVAAAIGIPVLAGPFILAAVAYLLAGLTLFIYLRPDPFLVARAIAAEQEQRNQVQEVLQSKVNKIGVFVGGLVLVLSHVVMVAIMTMTPIHMQNHGTGLTAVGVVIGLHIAAMYLPSLGTGILVDKVGRTFMVIVSGITLAISGLMAAFAPGDSLFWLTAALMLLGLGWNFGLISGTAIIVDSTDMKTRAKTQGSVDVWVALGGTAGSLLSGVIVANSSYNVLGFIGTYLALLLIPLIIWARLKEKRNEKKLDDVTY, encoded by the coding sequence ATGAAAAAGAATCATTCGATGGAAATGTCACAGTATGGTCATTCAATAGAGGCGAAACAAAAGTTATATAAGCGGTCTTTATTCGTCGTTGTCATGTCGCAAATTTTTGGCGGAGCGGGACTGGCGGCAGGGATTACAGTCGGTGCACTTATCGCTCGAGATATGTTGGAAACAGAAAGCTTTGCTGGTTTGCCCGCTGCATTATTTACGCTCGGATCTGCGCTTGCTGCTTTTATCGTTGGCAGACTGTCACAGCGGTTTGGCCGTCGTTATGGGTTGTCAATTGGCTTCATTACTGGGGGAATCGGTGCCATCGGTGTTATTGTTGCCGCTGTAATGGATCATGTATTTCTACTATTTCTTGCTTTATTTGTTTATGGTGCCGGGACTTCGACGAATTTACAAGCACGTTATGCTGGAACTGATTTGGCTAACGAAAAGCAACGTGGGACAGCGGTAAGTATTGCCATGGTATCGACGACTTTTGGTGCGGTGGCAGGACCCAATTTAGTGACGCCGATGGGGAAAGTTGCGGCGGCGATCGGAATCCCAGTTTTAGCAGGTCCATTTATTTTAGCGGCCGTAGCTTATTTATTAGCGGGTCTGACGTTGTTTATCTATTTACGCCCTGACCCTTTTTTAGTGGCAAGAGCGATTGCGGCTGAACAAGAACAACGAAATCAGGTGCAAGAAGTACTGCAAAGTAAAGTGAACAAAATTGGTGTTTTCGTCGGTGGGTTAGTACTCGTCTTATCGCATGTCGTGATGGTGGCGATTATGACAATGACACCAATTCATATGCAAAATCATGGAACTGGATTGACAGCGGTCGGCGTTGTGATTGGCCTGCACATTGCAGCGATGTATTTGCCTTCGCTTGGAACAGGTATTTTAGTCGATAAAGTCGGACGTACTTTTATGGTGATTGTATCGGGTATCACATTAGCGATTTCGGGATTGATGGCTGCTTTTGCACCAGGTGACTCGCTGTTTTGGCTTACGGCTGCGTTAATGTTGCTTGGTCTAGGCTGGAATTTTGGCTTAATTAGTGGAACGGCGATTATCGTTGATTCGACCGATATGAAAACTCGTGCAAAAACGCAAGGTTCAGTTGATGTATGGGTTGCATTAGGAGGAACAGCAGGGAGCTTATTGTCTGGTGTAATTGTTGCCAACTCAAGCTACAACGTTTTAGGATTTATCGGCACATACTTAGCGTTGTTGTTAATTCCACTTATTATTTGGGCACGATTAAAAGAAAAGAGAAACGAAAAGAAGCTTGATGATGTAACATACTAA
- a CDS encoding spr1630 family ClpXP-sensitive toxin — protein sequence MKDYRLEKGLNQKIVDGIFKGYREYLDVRREKAKSLKVSGAYAWVKGNHIDHHVGVECEPFGVKSKLAKAGLTWQYLQFKHQNEAILFIVKNARYFDPDQVNRGKDATGKARRTKISYMENLMTINKEIDFNDISPQVSESFVQLELQLIEDCQLNDIDNKEISKIKSNYNRFYIVTYLIDENQYISKIQLWMPNPVNNQAYLIDNLTFYINESHAFEIEEELKDILVNKSDTEDHFDAHKFGIVLDTERKAIIK from the coding sequence ATGAAGGACTATAGATTGGAGAAAGGGTTGAATCAAAAGATAGTAGATGGAATCTTTAAAGGGTATCGTGAATATTTAGATGTGAGAAGGGAAAAAGCTAAGTCATTAAAAGTAAGCGGGGCCTACGCATGGGTTAAAGGAAATCATATTGATCATCACGTAGGGGTTGAATGTGAACCTTTTGGAGTGAAGAGTAAGTTAGCAAAGGCTGGTTTGACTTGGCAGTACCTTCAGTTTAAACATCAAAATGAAGCTATTTTATTTATTGTTAAAAATGCTAGATACTTTGATCCAGATCAGGTCAATCGTGGTAAAGATGCTACGGGTAAGGCTCGCAGGACGAAAATTTCTTATATGGAAAATTTAATGACAATTAATAAAGAGATTGATTTTAATGATATTTCTCCTCAAGTGTCAGAGAGCTTTGTTCAGCTAGAATTACAATTAATAGAGGACTGTCAATTAAATGATATTGACAATAAGGAGATTTCAAAAATAAAATCGAATTACAATCGTTTTTATATCGTTACATATTTGATTGATGAAAACCAATATATTTCAAAAATTCAATTATGGATGCCAAATCCGGTAAATAATCAAGCTTATTTAATTGATAATTTAACATTTTATATCAATGAGTCACACGCTTTTGAGATCGAGGAAGAATTGAAAGATATTTTGGTAAATAAAAGTGATACTGAAGATCATTTTGATGCACATAAATTCGGAATTGTATTAGATACTGAAAGAAAAGCAATAATAAAATAA
- a CDS encoding multicopper oxidase family protein codes for MKRRGQIFAVLMGVLMISGCSSEALQGEQFREERYGGMHQNMMKGQMNHQMQGHMDHDNVTRLEDSTGTNELLIPPLLERDENGEVTYTVTAQKGETSIFKDAKTETYGYNGDFLGPVLRLNKGEHVKIRTVNELDEETTFHWHGLEVAGHADGGPHAPLKPGESKTIELDVAQEASMLWFHPHPEGKTAEQVYKGLAGLLYIEDGQSEKLGLPNVYGKNDIPLIFQDRLFDENKQLNYEMLMNEDGTIGDMSLINGTLNPKLSVRKEKVRLRLLNGSNARNYTFKLNNGGTFTQIATDGGLLNEPITLNEISLTPSERAEIIVDFSNVDPSDQLALVNEDGSTLLPFHVVGDEGEESNIPAQLNDVTLTEEEKNLPVTKEVELFGMMEHVTINGKKFDPNRIDFTQKQGETEVWEIYNKPDMMGGMIHPFHIHGTQFKIVSRDGKAPSENERGWKDSISIKPGEKVNIAVQFKHKGVYMFHCHILEHEDNGMMGQIKVE; via the coding sequence ATGAAACGACGAGGTCAAATTTTTGCTGTATTAATGGGGGTGCTTATGATTAGTGGATGCAGCAGTGAAGCTCTGCAAGGTGAACAATTTAGAGAAGAGCGATACGGCGGAATGCATCAAAATATGATGAAAGGACAGATGAATCATCAGATGCAAGGGCATATGGATCACGATAATGTCACTCGTTTAGAAGATTCAACAGGGACGAATGAGCTGCTCATCCCTCCATTATTAGAACGTGATGAAAATGGCGAGGTAACTTACACAGTTACAGCTCAAAAAGGAGAAACGTCCATTTTTAAAGATGCGAAAACAGAGACATATGGATACAATGGCGATTTTTTAGGACCGGTTTTACGATTAAATAAAGGTGAACATGTAAAAATTCGAACTGTCAATGAACTGGACGAAGAAACGACCTTTCATTGGCATGGTTTAGAAGTTGCGGGCCATGCTGATGGAGGTCCTCATGCACCTTTAAAGCCTGGTGAAAGTAAAACGATAGAGTTAGATGTAGCGCAAGAAGCTTCTATGCTTTGGTTCCATCCGCATCCTGAAGGAAAAACAGCAGAACAAGTATACAAAGGATTAGCGGGGTTACTTTATATCGAAGATGGACAATCGGAAAAGCTGGGCTTACCAAATGTTTACGGTAAAAATGATATTCCGTTAATTTTCCAGGATCGCTTATTTGATGAAAATAAACAATTAAACTATGAAATGTTAATGAATGAAGATGGAACAATTGGCGATATGTCTTTAATTAATGGAACTTTAAATCCTAAACTATCTGTTCGAAAAGAAAAGGTGCGTCTGCGTTTATTAAATGGTTCGAATGCAAGAAACTATACATTTAAGTTAAACAACGGCGGAACTTTTACACAAATTGCAACAGATGGCGGACTGTTAAATGAACCTATTACTCTAAATGAAATTTCATTAACACCGTCCGAACGAGCAGAAATTATTGTTGATTTTTCAAATGTCGATCCAAGTGATCAACTTGCTTTAGTGAACGAAGATGGCTCTACTCTTTTACCTTTTCATGTAGTTGGAGACGAGGGGGAGGAAAGTAATATCCCTGCTCAACTCAATGATGTTACTTTGACAGAAGAAGAGAAAAATTTACCGGTTACAAAAGAAGTCGAGCTTTTCGGCATGATGGAGCACGTGACGATTAATGGGAAAAAATTCGATCCGAACCGGATTGATTTTACACAAAAACAAGGAGAGACAGAAGTTTGGGAAATTTATAATAAACCAGATATGATGGGCGGAATGATTCATCCGTTCCATATTCATGGTACACAATTTAAAATTGTTTCAAGAGATGGTAAAGCACCGTCAGAAAATGAACGCGGCTGGAAAGACAGTATTTCGATTAAGCCGGGAGAAAAAGTTAACATAGCGGTGCAATTTAAACATAAAGGTGTTTACATGTTCCATTGCCACATTTTAGAACATGAAGATAACGGAATGATGGGACAAATAAAAGTAGAATAA
- a CDS encoding DUF6792 domain-containing protein: MEPQVLLTKEMRMRIIELEYLDLPPEKYIQEIERIYIEETGERLPATIELMSSSESEALKNDPSGYDGTATHIIRYD; the protein is encoded by the coding sequence ATGGAGCCGCAAGTATTGCTGACGAAAGAAATGCGTATGCGTATTATAGAGCTGGAATATTTAGATTTACCGCCAGAAAAATATATTCAAGAAATCGAACGAATTTATATTGAAGAGACGGGCGAGCGATTACCGGCAACGATTGAGCTGATGAGCTCGTCAGAATCTGAAGCGTTAAAGAATGATCCATCAGGATATGATGGTACTGCCACTCATATTATAAGATATGACTAA
- a CDS encoding spr1629 family repressor/antitoxin, whose amino-acid sequence MFIGKSLTNIRILHDLSRNQLAEKVGVTEQAIWQYENGYTSPKLEVINKLKTIFKVKSSYFYKEDMLSEADMNNIQTHNIAYRSETINSLNKTQSESMHIRFIDVFLKKIERKINYPKNILLELRNDTILFFKKNCEMDRDTQIKCIAELARNKIGLRNNSNKNFLFLLEKAGAFIFEKEIGETIDAYSLWSKDDRPYIILGSIKKSAVRRNFDLAHELGHLLLHYKVEFTMQDKKSYRQLEDEANQFASMFLLPEDSFRKDCNGIVKVSNPDAYLDLKQKWHVSLQAIAMRALKLKIINYQQYRYFFMSINKKGYKFIEPLDYEIPINRPMKMKSILQLLFDHDLYSVSDLMDELKVDQSFLTVLTGIEEEFFTKHRKKENKNFTVSELTFKS is encoded by the coding sequence GTGTTCATTGGTAAAAGTCTGACCAACATTCGAATCCTGCATGATTTAAGCCGAAATCAGTTGGCGGAAAAAGTAGGAGTAACTGAACAGGCTATTTGGCAATACGAGAATGGGTACACTTCTCCGAAACTAGAAGTAATAAATAAATTAAAAACTATTTTTAAAGTAAAATCCTCCTATTTTTATAAAGAAGATATGTTATCTGAAGCAGATATGAATAATATACAAACTCACAATATAGCATATCGCTCTGAAACAATAAATTCGTTAAATAAAACTCAAAGTGAATCAATGCATATAAGATTTATTGACGTTTTTTTAAAGAAAATTGAAAGGAAGATCAACTACCCTAAAAATATCCTTTTGGAATTGAGAAACGACACGATCCTATTTTTTAAAAAAAATTGTGAGATGGATAGGGACACTCAAATAAAGTGTATTGCTGAATTAGCTCGGAACAAAATTGGCTTGAGGAATAATTCTAATAAAAATTTCCTATTTTTATTGGAGAAAGCAGGAGCTTTTATTTTTGAAAAGGAAATTGGTGAAACGATTGATGCGTACAGTTTATGGAGTAAAGATGATCGACCTTACATCATTTTAGGCTCTATAAAAAAATCAGCTGTAAGAAGGAATTTCGATTTAGCTCATGAGTTGGGTCATTTATTATTACATTATAAAGTAGAATTTACTATGCAAGATAAAAAATCTTATCGTCAACTTGAAGATGAGGCGAATCAATTTGCTTCAATGTTTCTTTTGCCAGAAGATAGTTTTAGAAAAGATTGTAACGGGATAGTTAAAGTTTCTAATCCAGATGCCTATCTGGACCTTAAGCAAAAATGGCATGTCTCTTTACAAGCAATTGCAATGAGGGCGCTTAAGTTAAAGATAATTAATTATCAGCAATATCGATATTTTTTCATGTCGATTAATAAAAAGGGCTACAAATTCATTGAACCTTTAGATTATGAAATACCAATAAACCGTCCAATGAAAATGAAGAGTATTTTACAGTTACTTTTTGATCATGATTTATATTCAGTATCAGATTTAATGGATGAATTAAAAGTAGATCAAAGCTTTCTTACAGTACTTACAGGAATTGAAGAAGAATTTTTTACTAAACATCGCAAAAAAGAAAATAAGAATTTTACAGTGAGTGAATTAACATTTAAAAGTTAA